Proteins encoded together in one Falco peregrinus isolate bFalPer1 chromosome 2, bFalPer1.pri, whole genome shotgun sequence window:
- the GTF2H3 gene encoding general transcription factor IIH subunit 3 isoform X1 codes for MSAEDELSLLVIVIDTNPLWWGQKALGEAEQFTLSKCIDAVMVLGNSHLFMNRTNRLAVIASHTQESRFLYPGKRWACSDVFGDGGSAMESNCSGSKDGKYELLTAINDAIAEEIKDLMTKTDNMRGQQTETLLAGSLAKALCYINKMNKEVKANQEMKSRILVIKAAEDSALQYMNFMNVIFAAQKQSILIDACVLDSDSGLLQQACDITGGIYLKVPHMPSLLQYLLWVFLPDQEQRSQLVLPPPVHVDYRAACFCHRNLIEIGYVCSVCLSIFCNFSPICSTCETAFKISLPPVMKAKKKKLKLAV; via the exons ATGAGCGCGG AGGACGAGCTGAGCCTGCTGGTCATCGTCATTGACACCAACCCCCTCTGGTGGGGACAGAAGGCGCTGGGAGAAGCCGAG cagttcaCCCTATCGAAATGCATCGATGCAGTGATGGTACTGGGAAATTCACACTTATTTATGAATCGCACCAACAGGCTTGCTGTAATAGCAAGTCACACACAAGAAAG cCGTTTCTTGTACCCTGGGAAGCGCTGGGCTTGTTCAGATGTCTTTGGAGATGGTGGTAGTGCCATGGAATCGAATTGCTCTGGCAGCAAGGATGGAAAATATGAATTGTTAACAGCAATAAATGATGCAATTGCAGAAGAGATTAAAGACCTCATGACAAAAa CTGACAACATGAGGGGCCAGCAGACAGAAACTCTGTTAGCAGGTTCACTTGCTAAAGCACTTTGTT ATATCAACAAGATGAACAAAGAGGTAAAAG CCAATCAAGAAATGAAATCAAGGATTTTG GttataaaagcagcagaagacagtGCGTTGCAGTATATGAATTTCATGAATGTGATCTTTGCAGCGCAGAAACAG AGTATTTTGATTGATGCCTGTGTTTTGGACTCTGATTCAGGTCTTCTACAACAG gcTTGTGACATTACGGGTGGCATATATTTGAAAGTGCCCCACATGCCGTCTCTTCTGCAGTATTTGTTG TGGGTATTCCTCCCTGATCAAGAGCAAAGATCACAGCTTGTCCTTCCACCTCCTGTTCATGTGGACTATAGAGCTGCTTGCTTCTGTCATCGAAATCTCATTGAAATTGGTTACGTGTGTTCTGTGTGCTTGTCAA tattcTGCAACTTCAGTCCTATTTGTAGCACATGCGA aactgctttcaaaatatcATTGCCACCTGTCATGAAAGctaagaagaagaaattaaagttAGCTGTGTAA
- the GTF2H3 gene encoding general transcription factor IIH subunit 3 isoform X2, with amino-acid sequence MSAEDELSLLVIVIDTNPLWWGQKALGEAEFTLSKCIDAVMVLGNSHLFMNRTNRLAVIASHTQESRFLYPGKRWACSDVFGDGGSAMESNCSGSKDGKYELLTAINDAIAEEIKDLMTKTDNMRGQQTETLLAGSLAKALCYINKMNKEVKANQEMKSRILVIKAAEDSALQYMNFMNVIFAAQKQSILIDACVLDSDSGLLQQACDITGGIYLKVPHMPSLLQYLLWVFLPDQEQRSQLVLPPPVHVDYRAACFCHRNLIEIGYVCSVCLSIFCNFSPICSTCETAFKISLPPVMKAKKKKLKLAV; translated from the exons ATGAGCGCGG AGGACGAGCTGAGCCTGCTGGTCATCGTCATTGACACCAACCCCCTCTGGTGGGGACAGAAGGCGCTGGGAGAAGCCGAG ttcaCCCTATCGAAATGCATCGATGCAGTGATGGTACTGGGAAATTCACACTTATTTATGAATCGCACCAACAGGCTTGCTGTAATAGCAAGTCACACACAAGAAAG cCGTTTCTTGTACCCTGGGAAGCGCTGGGCTTGTTCAGATGTCTTTGGAGATGGTGGTAGTGCCATGGAATCGAATTGCTCTGGCAGCAAGGATGGAAAATATGAATTGTTAACAGCAATAAATGATGCAATTGCAGAAGAGATTAAAGACCTCATGACAAAAa CTGACAACATGAGGGGCCAGCAGACAGAAACTCTGTTAGCAGGTTCACTTGCTAAAGCACTTTGTT ATATCAACAAGATGAACAAAGAGGTAAAAG CCAATCAAGAAATGAAATCAAGGATTTTG GttataaaagcagcagaagacagtGCGTTGCAGTATATGAATTTCATGAATGTGATCTTTGCAGCGCAGAAACAG AGTATTTTGATTGATGCCTGTGTTTTGGACTCTGATTCAGGTCTTCTACAACAG gcTTGTGACATTACGGGTGGCATATATTTGAAAGTGCCCCACATGCCGTCTCTTCTGCAGTATTTGTTG TGGGTATTCCTCCCTGATCAAGAGCAAAGATCACAGCTTGTCCTTCCACCTCCTGTTCATGTGGACTATAGAGCTGCTTGCTTCTGTCATCGAAATCTCATTGAAATTGGTTACGTGTGTTCTGTGTGCTTGTCAA tattcTGCAACTTCAGTCCTATTTGTAGCACATGCGA aactgctttcaaaatatcATTGCCACCTGTCATGAAAGctaagaagaagaaattaaagttAGCTGTGTAA
- the TCTN2 gene encoding tectonic-2, whose translation MAAALLGALVLLLLAALCPGQRAWDPVFQPSFIHMSGPSVSLFFLGSSSGVNFSIILSPVDEETGRLQLANCSGSKRAGDWNLNVTPGMNASKVTVSLRRNLQLCLPNATDCCTTPLCVVETLQILACRDSVMLARLLIQAEIYANSSFTGNVSENATIIPNQVFQPLGSCPCDLTAGACDVRCCCDLECTPDLKQLFNESCFTGVFGGDVNPPFDQLCSSQSMEYTPDWFPFLCVQSSLNNTPFLGYFYHGSISTPKVPSFKIPLQTSVKLFTGYRQGDPIMTEENEYFTVPQRSMAGQCVGNAPVAYLQNFDVRCLTDLASYKEGLPHDVRINSGIGDFIQQNVTYRTITDMSKFITESESRHNAEVLCQNVTFAEHYMFIWKDENIEQVNVTVFLGILCDGETLTQRFTVKFLSVKGTNAAEQFENPGYQVGKPVRAANMNASDTFGSLNIWQPVGRSLCTSATYTPVLFGLDSFSGCILEVGINEDCSLLRGNVTEKLNSLIQATHIGRRDNSSYSNLNDWVEIIRLDPFNSDTNMSTGHLKGICPDIPANLNIRIIFADVGAVQGIPQQEILAVQISYSTVIWQFQCGLICENSISFLPITASVQFLKVPAQPPIPVTRFQHNYTEFDCNRNDVCWPQLFYPLTRFYTGEPYSQCLAKGLSLAFLVLLAAIMSNPWFSKLWNSSLV comes from the exons ATGGCGGCTGCTTTGCTCGGGgcgctggtgctgctgctgctggcggcACTATGTCCCGGGCAGCGGGCTTGGGACCCCG tctttcagccTTCATTTATCCATATGTCAGGGCCCAGtgtcagtttgttttttcttggaagTTCTTCAGGAGTTAATTTTTCTATAATTTTAAGCCCTGTAGATGAAGAGACAG GAAGATTGCAACTTGCAAATTGCAGTGGAAGTAAAAGAGCTGGTGATTGGAATTTGAATGTAACACCTGGTATG aaTGCTTCCAAAGTGACTGTAAGCTTGAGGAGAAATCTGCAGTTGTGTTTGCCGAATGCCACTGACTGCTGCACAACACCTCTCTGTGTGGTTGAAACGCTCCAGATTTTAGCTTGTCGTGATTCAGTGATGTTGGCACGTCTCCTGATTCAAGCTGAAATATATGCCAACTCTTCCTTTACAGGAAATGTGTCAG aaaatgcaaCTATCATCCCAAACCAGGTGTTTCAGCCCTTGGGCTCTTGTCCCTGTGACTTGACAGCTGGAGCTTGTGACGTTCGTTGTTGCTGTGATCTG gaATGTACACCGGACTTGAAGCAGTTATTCAATGAATCGTGTTTCACTGGAGTGTTTGGTGGGGATGTAAACCCACCTTTTGATCAGCTGTGCTCTTCTCAGTCAATGGAATACACCCCGGACTGGTTTCCCTTCCTTTGTGTACAGTCTTCTCTTAACAATACACCGTTTCTTGGGTACTTTTATCATGGGTCTAT TTCTACACCCAAAGTTCCTTCATTTAAGATCCCATTACAAACTTCTGTGAAACTTTTCACTGGTTACAGACAAGGAGATCCAATtatgacagaagaaaatgagtattttacTGTTCCCCAG CGGTCCATGGCTGGACAGTGTGTTGGAAATGCCCCCGTAGCCTATCTCCAGAACTTTGATGTCAGATGCCTTACCGATCTGGCCTCTTACAAGGAAGGACTGCCCCATGACGTGAGGATAAACAGTGGTATTGGAG ACTTCATCCAACAAAATGTCACCTATAGGACCATCACTGACATGAGCAAATTCATCACTGAAAGTG AAAGCCGTCATAATGCTGAGGTTCTGTGTCAAAACGTAACTTTTGCAGAGCATTATATGTTCATTTGGAAAGATGAGAACATAGAACAAGTAAATGTCACAGTCTTCCTTGGAATTTTATGTGATGGAG AAACACTGACACAGAGATTCACAGTCAAATTTCTAAGTGTAAAGGGTACTAATGCAGCAGAACAGTTTGAGAATCCAG GTTATCAAGTTGGAAAACCAGTGAGAGCTGCAAATATGAATGCTTCTGATACTTTTGGAAGCCTAAACATTTGGCAGCCAG TTGGCAGAAGTTTATGTACATCGGCAACTTATACACCAGTTTTATTTGGACTCGATTCATTCTCCGGGTGCATTCTAGAAGTTGGTATTAATGAAGATTGCAGCCTTTTAAG AGGAAATGTGACTGAGAAATTGAATTCATTAATACAAGCTACTCACATTGGAAGGAGGGACAATTCAAGTTACAGTAATCTAAATGACTGGGTGGAAATTATAC GTCTTGATCCATTTAATTCTGATACCAACATGAGCACTGGACACTTAAAAGGCATTTGTCCAGATATTCCTGCAAATCTGAATATTCGCATAATCTTTGCTGATGTGGGGGCAGTACAAGGGATTCCCCAGCAAGAGATTCTTGCTGTGCAGATCAG TTACTCAACAGTCATATGGCAATTCCAGTGCGGGCTTATCTGTGAAAACAGCATCAGCTTTCTTCCCATCACTGCTTCTGTTCAGTTTCTTAAAGTGCCAGCTCAGCCACCCATTCCAGTGACAAG ATTTCAGCATAATTATACAGAATTTGACTGCAATCGAAATGATGTCTGCTGGCCACAACTTTTTTATCCATTGACACGATTTTACACag gagaACCATATTCCCAGTGTCTTGCTAAAGGCCTGTCATTGGCATTTCTTGTTTTACTTGCAGCAATTATGAGTAACCCTTGGTTTTCTAAATTATGGAATAGTTCCTTGGTTTAA